One Candidatus Cloacimonadota bacterium genomic window, AACCAATCCAGTTCTCTTGATTTTCATACAAAGGTATTTCTGTTGTTTGAAGTTCCCAATCCCCAGAAACAAGCAGAACAGCGGGCTGATTCATCCTTATCTTGTAACCATCTATGGTGTGGAAATTCTCATCTTCAAGATCGTTCTCCCAATCTAAGATCTGCTCATTATACCAGATTACAGGATCAGTATTACTTTCATAATATACTCCCTCTAATATATCCGGGTCTAATATTGATGCCAAGACATCCAGAGCATTGGTTCCCACAGGCTCAATCTCTTCCAGCACAGGGAATGAGACCCAGTTCCATCTTATACTTTCATCTCCTTCTAGGTGGTGAACAAATACATCATTTGAATAGAAATCCTCAAAAGCAGTCGCATTACCAACGCGAGGGAGATATACTAAAGTACCATCATTAATATAATTCCATCCAGGTGGTGGATTATCGCCAGGTGGGTCACTCATCGCTGCTAAGATATTACAGTTAGAATCATCAAAATAATAAAGTTCATAAACAGATGGAGATCCAGCTTCTATCTCCCTATATGCATATAAACCTGTATTATCAGAGAATATGAAATTCTTAGCAGTAGTGGGCCAATAAGTAAGATCACTAATTAGATTCAGCGCTTCATGAATACCCGATATAATATCTCCATCATTTAAATAAATCCGCCACATGACTAAGAAGAAGTATATTTCTGTATCAACTACATAATACAAATTATTCCACCATTCACCTGTTCCACCATGCATTTGTGGTTCAAATCCATTCTCCTGACACCAATCTAAGAACCCATTAATCTGCCAAGTTATGTAATACTTATCTACAGTTCCGTTATGAGCAAAAGTAAATTGATGCGCATAAGGTTCATATTGCCAGACAAATGGATGTGGGTCTGGAATGTCAGGAACATTCGTAGCACTTCTTACATGCCCCATCCCAACTGTTGCCTCTATATCTTGGTTCACAAAGTTTTCTTGGAATATATCGTAGTCATTATCGTTATAGGCTGGATCTGCATCTCTCCATATATCATAATCCAATACTATCTCGTTATCATCTCTATAAAATAATAAACACCAACCATCATAATATGGGTATAAATATCCACCTTGTACTTGCAATTCATCTAACAAATTTTCTACCATACTTGTTTCATTATATAAAAAATAGTCATCTTTTGCTGTCATACCCAGTAATCGGCAATCCGCTTGTGCATTAGTAGATAATGTTACTAACAATAATGAAGCTATTATTAGAATGTGTATCCACCATCTATTTTTTATATTCTGTGCTTTCATCTTTTCCTCCAGAATATTTTATTTTTCCCTTCTTTAGCTTGCCTATTCACATAAAAAGAAAGAGAAAGGGCAAGCATAACTAAGTGAACTTATTTTTCCCAATTATAAACATATATTTATTCCGCTTTCTATAAGGTAAAACATTAACAAATTTTATAATATTTTGAATGTAATTTTTCAATTTGATATTAAGGGGAGGGAGTGGTAAAATAAGTAATGTAAAATAAAAAATGGAAAATTGGACATAAGAAGGATATATTGGAATATTAAGATACTGTTACACAATCTAAATCTACCCTTTTTCATTATCCTTGTTTCCTTATAGTTAAAAAAAAAATTTAATAAAAATGAAAATTATTTTGTCAAGTAAAATCTATCGTATTTCTAAAATTTCATTGGCAATCAGTATCACATCAAAGAATTTAGCCGTCATCAGGAAAGCATAAAGAGAATTATACTCAATCTATTTTGGATTAAATTCTTGACTGCAAAAATTTCTCTCCATCTATCTTGTAATTAAGATGAATATTATTTTGAAAGAGATAATTTTAGTTTTAATTGCGTATTGGATTGGCTCGTTTTCTTTTGCAAGAATATTTACAAAACTATTTCGCAATCTTAATATATATAAAGTTGGTAATTTTATTGCAGATGCTTCCAATGTATATCACAATGTAAGTAGGCCTTTAGGAATTTTGGTATGGTTATTAGATTTCTTGCGAATTTATGTTACACTTTGGATTATTCATTTAATATTTCTAAAGCATGAGCCAGAACTTTTACTTTTGGTAGGCTTTTCTATGACGATAGGACATTGCTTTCCTGTAATGCATAATTTCAAAGGCGGGCGAGGTGTAGTTGCATATTCTGCTCTGCTCTTCTACTTTGCACCCTTACCTACTTTTATTGTGGGTATTGCTTCACTATTAATAGCACTACTTTTTCATCAAGCACGCTTTTCCCAATATATGATGGTAATAGTGGTCCCAATTGCTTGTTATATTTTTAAAACTGGTAAAGTATGGGCGAGATATTTATTTCTGACTTCAATTATTATGGGTATTATAAATTATTTCGTGTCAAAAAGATATGGAGAGATATGAAATGAAAATAAGAATCAAAAAAGTTGAATCAAAAAGTGATTTAAATAAGTTCATAAAATTGCCCTGGAGAATATATAAAAATGATATAAATTGGGTTCCTCCTCTTATATCCCAGATGAAATCTACTTTCAATCCAAACAAAAATCCTTATTTCAAACATTCTGAAGTACAATTCTTTTTAGCAACAAAAAATAATAATATTGTGGGACGCATTGCTGCACATATAAATAGGACTCACAATAATTTTCATAAAGACAGGGTTGGATTTTTTGGTTTCTTTGAATGTATTCCAGACTATGATGTAGCAAAAACTCTTTTTGATGAAGCATATAATTGGCTTAAAAAAAGAGAAATGGAAGTTATTCGGGGACCAATGAATTTTTCCACTAATGATGAATTAGGTTTGCTTATCAAAGGGTTTAATATGTCGCCAATGGTGATGATGACTTACAATCCACAATATTATAAAAGTTTTATTGAAAAGTATGGCTTCAAAAAGGCGAAGGATTTATACGCTTATTATATTGATTTTCACGAAAAGATGCCAGAAAGATTTGAACGGCTTATGAAGCGGGTTAAGGAGAGGAAAAGATTTATTCTACGAAAGCTTAATCCCAAAAAAATTGAGCAGGAGATCTCTGCAATATTTCATGTTTATAATCAAGCTTGGCAGTATAACTGGGGTTTTGTTCCAATGGATGAAAATGAATTTCACCATACGGCAAATGAACTCAAAAAAATCATTGATTATGATTTAGTTTTTGTTGCAGAGATTGACAATAAACCAGTAGGCTTTTCCTTATCTCTTCCCGACATAAATCAGGCATTAATTAAAATAAATGGACGATTATTTCCACTTGGGTGGCTAAAATTATTATTGGCATTTAAAAAGATAGATAGAGTAAGAACGATCACTTTGGGTATTGTGAAAAAATACAAGGATCTTGGTATTGACCTTGCTTTTTATTATGAAACAATTAAGAATGCTATAAAAAAAAGGTGCGGTCGCGGAGAAGCTTCCTGGATATTAGAAGATAATATGAAAATGCGCAGACCGCTTGAGAGAATGGGTGCTGATATTTATAAAGTCTACCGTATTTACGATAAAAAATTAGTATAAAATTAGTTAACTAATGACTAATATATCCCTTTTGCGAACAAATAAATAAACCAACTAACCGAGTTAACCAATTTACTAATTTACTAAACTTATGTTCAATTTATC contains:
- a CDS encoding class II glutamine amidotransferase: MKAQNIKNRWWIHILIIASLLLVTLSTNAQADCRLLGMTAKDDYFLYNETSMVENLLDELQVQGGYLYPYYDGWCLLFYRDDNEIVLDYDIWRDADPAYNDNDYDIFQENFVNQDIEATVGMGHVRSATNVPDIPDPHPFVWQYEPYAHQFTFAHNGTVDKYYITWQINGFLDWCQENGFEPQMHGGTGEWWNNLYYVVDTEIYFFLVMWRIYLNDGDIISGIHEALNLISDLTYWPTTAKNFIFSDNTGLYAYREIEAGSPSVYELYYFDDSNCNILAAMSDPPGDNPPPGWNYINDGTLVYLPRVGNATAFEDFYSNDVFVHHLEGDESIRWNWVSFPVLEEIEPVGTNALDVLASILDPDILEGVYYESNTDPVIWYNEQILDWENDLEDENFHTIDGYKIRMNQPAVLLVSGDWELQTTEIPLYENQENWIG
- a CDS encoding glycerol-3-phosphate acyltransferase, encoding MNIILKEIILVLIAYWIGSFSFARIFTKLFRNLNIYKVGNFIADASNVYHNVSRPLGILVWLLDFLRIYVTLWIIHLIFLKHEPELLLLVGFSMTIGHCFPVMHNFKGGRGVVAYSALLFYFAPLPTFIVGIASLLIALLFHQARFSQYMMVIVVPIACYIFKTGKVWARYLFLTSIIMGIINYFVSKRYGEI
- a CDS encoding N-acetyltransferase — its product is MKIRIKKVESKSDLNKFIKLPWRIYKNDINWVPPLISQMKSTFNPNKNPYFKHSEVQFFLATKNNNIVGRIAAHINRTHNNFHKDRVGFFGFFECIPDYDVAKTLFDEAYNWLKKREMEVIRGPMNFSTNDELGLLIKGFNMSPMVMMTYNPQYYKSFIEKYGFKKAKDLYAYYIDFHEKMPERFERLMKRVKERKRFILRKLNPKKIEQEISAIFHVYNQAWQYNWGFVPMDENEFHHTANELKKIIDYDLVFVAEIDNKPVGFSLSLPDINQALIKINGRLFPLGWLKLLLAFKKIDRVRTITLGIVKKYKDLGIDLAFYYETIKNAIKKRCGRGEASWILEDNMKMRRPLERMGADIYKVYRIYDKKLV